A region of Solirubrobacterales bacterium DNA encodes the following proteins:
- a CDS encoding MFS transporter has translation MFRDAAQRVVALRWRIFALAIGGFGIGTGEFVPMGLLPEIAEDLGVSIPEAGHLISSYALGVVVGAPLIAALVSRMPRRRVLIGLGLLLTLGNVLSAIAPDYWSLMGARFLAGMPHGAYFGVASLVGAAIAGEGRRAWAVTRMMLGLSVANVIGVPFAAWLGQQYGWRVAFLSIVVVGVINVIALIMLLGPVPDQKDASVRGELSALKSAQVWLTLGVGAIGFGGVFALYSYVSPVFTREAGLDISLIPIVLVVFGSGMVAGNIFWGKWIDRSVVGSMAILLVLMAVFLTLFALAAGNPYLAMPALFLVGSATALASATQTRLMDVAGKAQTMAAALNHSAFNMGNALGAFLGGLVIAAGWGWRAPSWVGVGLAIAGLGILGLSVALEKREAARA, from the coding sequence ATGTTCCGCGACGCGGCACAACGGGTCGTGGCGCTGCGATGGCGAATCTTCGCGTTGGCGATCGGCGGGTTTGGCATCGGTACGGGCGAGTTCGTCCCAATGGGACTGCTGCCAGAGATCGCCGAAGACCTTGGCGTCTCGATTCCTGAGGCCGGGCATCTGATCAGCTCGTACGCGCTCGGCGTTGTCGTGGGCGCGCCGCTGATCGCTGCGCTCGTCTCACGGATGCCGCGGCGGCGCGTACTGATCGGTCTCGGACTGCTGCTCACATTGGGCAACGTGCTGAGCGCGATCGCGCCGGACTACTGGAGCCTGATGGGCGCGCGCTTCCTTGCTGGGATGCCCCACGGCGCGTACTTCGGCGTTGCTTCGCTCGTAGGCGCTGCAATCGCCGGCGAGGGCCGTCGCGCCTGGGCGGTCACGCGGATGATGCTCGGGCTCTCAGTGGCCAACGTGATCGGTGTTCCGTTTGCCGCCTGGCTCGGTCAGCAATACGGCTGGCGCGTTGCCTTCCTCTCGATCGTCGTCGTCGGCGTGATCAACGTGATCGCCCTGATCATGCTGCTCGGGCCCGTTCCGGACCAGAAGGATGCGAGCGTGCGCGGTGAGCTCTCTGCGCTGAAGTCGGCGCAGGTGTGGCTGACGCTTGGTGTTGGTGCGATCGGCTTTGGCGGCGTGTTCGCGCTCTACAGCTACGTCTCGCCGGTCTTCACGCGCGAGGCCGGTCTTGACATTTCCCTGATCCCGATCGTGCTCGTGGTCTTCGGCTCGGGGATGGTCGCCGGCAACATCTTCTGGGGAAAGTGGATCGACCGGTCGGTCGTGGGCTCGATGGCGATCCTGCTCGTGTTGATGGCGGTCTTCCTGACGCTGTTCGCGCTTGCTGCCGGCAATCCGTATCTCGCGATGCCGGCGCTGTTCCTTGTGGGAAGCGCGACGGCCCTGGCTTCGGCGACGCAGACAAGATTGATGGACGTTGCCGGAAAGGCTCAGACGATGGCCGCTGCGCTGAACCACTCGGCGTTCAACATGGGCAACGCGCTGGGCGCCTTCCTTGGCGGGCTGGTGATCGCTGCCGGGTGGGGATGGCGAGCGCCGAGTTGGGTCGGCGTGGGCCTGGCGATAGCCGGCCTTGGGATCCTCGGACTTTCGGTCGCGCTCGAGAAGCGCGAGGCGGCGCGGGCTTAG
- a CDS encoding NAD(P)-dependent oxidoreductase has translation MSEKPRATSVAILGAGIIGAAMARNTVKAGISTAIWNRSPEKARALADDGAEVFEDAAEAVRGRDVVISVLSDAAVTHNVMAPLLPELAEGAVWLQCATIGVDGTEQLEWLAAEANVAFVDVPVSGTKAPAEAGELVMLASGDKAGADFAAPVLDAVGAKTVWLGEAGNGSRMKLVTNDWVLGQTALVAEAMRLCAALELEPSAFLDAIDGAPVGSAYAQIKGHMMLSGEFPANFPLEHGTKDSRLIVAAAREAGLDLPIAESFNEYFIAALEAGRGKEDIAAIYEYVGTQGDSEG, from the coding sequence ATGAGCGAAAAACCGCGAGCAACATCAGTCGCGATCCTTGGCGCCGGAATCATCGGCGCCGCGATGGCGCGCAACACGGTCAAGGCGGGGATCAGTACCGCCATCTGGAATCGATCACCCGAGAAGGCAAGAGCGCTTGCGGACGACGGGGCCGAAGTGTTCGAGGACGCCGCGGAAGCAGTGCGCGGCCGCGACGTCGTGATCAGCGTCCTCTCGGATGCGGCAGTCACGCACAACGTTATGGCGCCGCTCCTCCCCGAGCTGGCCGAGGGCGCAGTTTGGTTGCAGTGCGCGACGATCGGCGTTGACGGGACCGAGCAGCTCGAATGGCTCGCGGCCGAAGCCAACGTCGCATTTGTTGACGTGCCTGTCTCCGGCACGAAGGCTCCCGCCGAAGCCGGCGAACTCGTGATGCTCGCCTCCGGCGACAAGGCAGGCGCCGATTTCGCCGCGCCGGTGCTCGACGCCGTAGGTGCCAAGACCGTGTGGCTCGGCGAGGCCGGAAACGGTTCGCGCATGAAGCTCGTCACTAACGACTGGGTCCTTGGTCAGACGGCGCTCGTCGCGGAGGCGATGCGCCTCTGCGCCGCGCTCGAGCTTGAGCCGTCGGCATTTCTTGACGCGATCGACGGCGCGCCCGTCGGCTCGGCGTACGCCCAGATCAAGGGGCACATGATGCTCAGCGGCGAGTTCCCGGCCAACTTCCCGCTCGAGCACGGCACCAAGGACTCGCGGCTGATCGTCGCCGCCGCGCGTGAGGCGGGCTTGGATCTTCCGATCGCCGAGAGCTTCAACGAGTACTTCATCGCTGCGCTCGAAGCCGGCCGCGGCAAAGAGGACATCGCCGCGATCTACGAGTACGTCGGCACGCAGGGCGACTCCGAGGGATAA
- a CDS encoding ribbon-helix-helix protein, CopG family has product MKYLKTAAGEELTPEYLEELVAEAEAGYEGFQVKVVRTGRPPISETGPSKRLQVRVDEQLQLDLQLIANERGTTLSAVAREALAQYVKKAA; this is encoded by the coding sequence ATGAAGTATCTGAAGACAGCTGCAGGTGAAGAACTCACGCCGGAGTATTTGGAGGAGCTTGTCGCCGAGGCGGAAGCGGGCTATGAGGGTTTCCAAGTGAAGGTCGTGCGAACGGGGCGCCCGCCGATCTCTGAAACCGGTCCGTCGAAACGGTTACAAGTCCGCGTAGATGAGCAACTCCAGCTCGATCTCCAGCTCATCGCCAACGAACGAGGCACCACCCTGAGTGCCGTCGCGCGCGAGGCGCTCGCGCAGTACGTGAAGAAGGCGGCTTAG
- a CDS encoding histidine phosphatase family protein, translated as MRRLYLLRHAKSSWMLAGQLDYERGLTERGEDDLALISELIGEHEIVPGFIFCSGARRARDTLKGVAKALPSDVQVEYTDAIYQASTRDLLLVLQGVPAKYESVLLVGHNPSIHDLSVEIARESDELVRLAAKFPTAALAEFEIDGEWAELGENSADLTRFTRPKQLRHGDRETL; from the coding sequence ATGAGGCGCCTGTACCTGCTTCGGCATGCCAAGTCCAGCTGGATGCTGGCCGGCCAACTCGACTACGAGCGCGGCCTCACCGAGCGCGGCGAGGACGACCTCGCGCTGATCTCCGAATTGATCGGCGAGCACGAGATCGTCCCTGGCTTCATCTTCTGCTCGGGTGCGCGCCGCGCGCGCGACACGCTCAAGGGCGTGGCGAAGGCGTTGCCGAGCGACGTGCAGGTCGAGTACACGGACGCGATCTACCAAGCGTCAACGAGAGACCTCCTCCTGGTGCTGCAAGGCGTGCCCGCGAAATACGAGTCGGTGCTCCTTGTTGGCCACAACCCTTCGATCCATGACCTGTCCGTCGAGATCGCACGCGAGAGCGATGAGCTTGTACGACTGGCGGCGAAGTTTCCAACTGCGGCGCTGGCGGAGTTTGAGATTGATGGCGAGTGGGCCGAACTCGGCGAGAACAGCGCTGACCTCACGCGCTTCACGAGGCCCAAACAGCTACGCCACGGCGATCGCGAAACGCTCTAA
- a CDS encoding winged helix-turn-helix transcriptional regulator has protein sequence MIESMPTLDLVFGSLSDPVRRDIVRRVAGKELSVSEVAEPYSMSLAAVSKHLKVLERAKLVVKRRQGKQLMVGLAPDAFTDASDFLDFYKTFAVENMNSLEHFLKKEQDDALN, from the coding sequence ATGATTGAATCAATGCCGACACTTGACCTCGTCTTCGGATCGCTCTCAGATCCGGTGCGCCGTGACATCGTGCGACGCGTTGCGGGCAAAGAACTGTCGGTGAGCGAAGTCGCCGAGCCGTACTCGATGTCACTGGCCGCGGTGTCCAAGCACCTCAAGGTGCTTGAGCGCGCAAAGCTGGTGGTCAAGCGTCGGCAGGGCAAGCAGTTGATGGTCGGGCTCGCGCCCGATGCCTTCACCGACGCATCTGACTTCCTCGATTTCTACAAAACGTTCGCGGTGGAGAACATGAACTCGCTCGAGCACTTCCTGAAAAAGGAGCAAGACGATGCACTCAATTGA
- a CDS encoding SRPBCC family protein, which yields METQTFIAQPGGSQVITSRHLPATPEKVFQAFTDPALIAQWWGPRQYETIIDEYEPRRGGCWRFIHKGEDGNEYGFRGVIHELLLNERITQTFEFEGMPGHVVLEQLKLAPEGDGTRVTTVSAFSSAEDRDGMVNSGMEGGLTESYDRLEELVQTI from the coding sequence ATTGAAACTCAGACCTTCATCGCCCAGCCGGGTGGGAGCCAGGTGATCACCTCTCGTCACCTGCCAGCCACACCAGAAAAGGTTTTCCAGGCCTTCACCGATCCGGCATTGATCGCTCAATGGTGGGGACCGCGCCAGTACGAGACGATCATCGACGAGTACGAGCCGCGCCGCGGCGGCTGTTGGCGCTTCATCCACAAGGGTGAAGATGGGAACGAGTACGGATTCCGTGGCGTGATCCACGAACTGCTGCTCAACGAGCGCATCACCCAGACCTTCGAGTTCGAGGGAATGCCCGGCCACGTCGTGCTTGAGCAGTTGAAACTCGCGCCCGAAGGCGACGGAACGCGCGTCACGACCGTCTCGGCTTTCAGCTCAGCCGAGGATCGCGACGGCATGGTCAACTCCGGGATGGAAGGCGGACTCACCGAGAGCTACGACCGTCTCGAGGAACTCGTCCAAACGATCTGA
- a CDS encoding mismatch-specific DNA-glycosylase: MSRFFDFLRITIPGAVPDRGRHALTIATSTHLIPDVLEPGLDVVFCGTALSAVSYERRAYYAKPGNRFWPTLHAVGLTPRQLTPIEFSTVVDYGIGLTDVCKTAWGQDADLLDTDFEPDALREKIERFAPSYLAFTSKRAAREFLGRNPEYGIQPETIGPTKIFVLPSTSGLATRFWDESFWQDLALRLRDGI; the protein is encoded by the coding sequence ATGTCGCGATTCTTTGACTTCTTGCGAATCACTATTCCTGGCGCCGTTCCCGATCGCGGTCGCCATGCTTTGACCATCGCCACCTCCACACACCTGATCCCCGATGTGCTCGAACCCGGGCTTGACGTCGTGTTCTGCGGGACGGCGCTGAGTGCAGTCTCCTACGAGCGCCGCGCCTACTACGCGAAGCCTGGCAACCGCTTCTGGCCGACGCTTCACGCGGTCGGCCTGACGCCGCGGCAGCTCACCCCGATCGAGTTCTCGACGGTGGTTGACTACGGGATCGGGCTCACCGACGTCTGCAAGACAGCGTGGGGACAAGACGCAGATCTGCTGGACACCGACTTTGAGCCGGACGCGCTGCGAGAGAAGATCGAACGATTCGCGCCGAGCTACCTCGCCTTCACGAGCAAGCGCGCCGCGCGCGAGTTCCTCGGCCGCAATCCCGAGTACGGGATCCAGCCGGAGACGATCGGACCTACGAAGATCTTCGTTCTGCCCTCCACCTCAGGTCTCGCGACTCGCTTCTGGGACGAATCGTTCTGGCAGGACCTGGCACTACGGTTGCGCGATGGCATCTGA